Below is a genomic region from Argiope bruennichi chromosome 3, qqArgBrue1.1, whole genome shotgun sequence.
aaaaacgcgtttaaaacttcaataaaaaagtgtctttttttgcatttattaaagttTCAGTACTtgtttttcaatatgaaattcaaattttacaggagctaatagaaaattagaaacatgcatagtacaatgaacagaataaagtttctataaatagtattgtaaaataaataatatatatataaaaatatgactatcaaaatttgaaacttaaaagtactttgctgaagaagatattaaGAGACTAAGTTAGAGAAAATGTTTGACTGAAGCTTTAAGAGAGGCATTAATCCTGGTGAACCAGAAGATCGCCAAAGGAGGATAATATAGAATAAATCATTAGAATTTCGAATTGTTCctagtttttgaattatgtcaTTTCTTAAGAAGATTTAATATCACGCAAATAATTATGggcaaaaatttttttactgtccaatattgcaatattattttgagatattttaaaagctcgctttcttaaaattttactccTTTACAAAGCCGAATTTGCAATTCGCAATCAAAGTGAGCAACAGAATTAATAAacaccaaattttttttcaagtcgTGATGATTGAATCATGtattactagaaaaatatttgttagtgacagtttttatatattgaatcaaTTTGCCCCTCTAAAGTAAAtgcttgcttttaaatttaaaaacaaatacatctgtgcaaattttataaatagaagtgTGACATTTCATGTATGTAtagatgaatgtaaaaaaaagcaattctctAACTGCTACTTTTACATTATGGGtaggtataaaatttaaatttttaaattttttatagtcattttcaaagaaacaaaaatgtattcatataatATTCCATCTGATTTAATGGTACTTTATAAACTGGAGGTatatttctgtattcaatatTTAACGTTAGAAATGCATGACTCATATTTTGGGATACCTTATAtgtatcttaatatttatttgtaagcccttttaaataaatctaaagttttttttttcagattttatgaaATGTAGCACAATTGTTCGTCAAAGCAAGTGAAGGCCACTATCAGCCTTTTAAAGTCCAAAAGTTcatgaaaaattcagaattttttaatgcttttcagctatattttctgaaaatattattttacattaaaaaaacttttacactACCTTAAAACTCAaagcttttacattttaaataatatgaatttcattttttatcatctcattttttccaatttctttatcatttcatttttttaatttcatttttcatttttaattcaacatttttttattttacaaaattttcaaatatttatttgatacacATTCGCTAATAATTGCTTCATTATtacgataaaatttataaaattacattatttcattaaatcatcCAATCTTATacttttaccaattttaaaattaagataaacttttgctttctttgaatatttattccgGAATAAgacagtttttattttgtaatatatgcaCTTATCATTTTTCAAACGCAATAATTTGTTGAAGATTAACTCCAAttagtaaattcaaaattttttttcacattaaataacaaaaactgaaatcttaaataaatatgttattgtcATGCTATTGATTTACAAAATGGAATTCCAAGGTGAATAAGCTGCTCACCAAGAACAgataatatacattttacaatGTTCCTAAACCATATATATATCAACAGATATTGCACTATATtacaattagttttttaatttctacaatagtataaaaacatatactttaaaatgaaatcattaaactGAGAGTTAACGAATACGGAcagttatttttttcctataaataaacggttatttgcttcatttcacaaatggtaaaaaagaaaaatatatattctttggcCTTTTTTAGTTTTCTGAATAAAGAATCTAACATAAACTACTCCGTTGAGAagccaaataaattttaaattttaaaattagttgattcatttttttagattttacttCAATCctctaattataattaaagtatccgactacgttaaaaacactggttatcgaccacagtgacgaattcttcttttattatgatttcttgtagttcaggctttcctctttccaaaatagtattttctacgaaaaggaaggtctgatctatcacccaagataattttaaacaattttttagctaaaatttttctttaacttcaattttctcaaactttattttttataaaaattatccaccattaacatgatatctcaaaaactaatggaggtatttacataaaatttcagcgtgtgttttaaatactctGGGCAAtcaaatgaaccaaaagttttattgttggtgaaatactttttcatttataggtgtttttagaaaaattaaattgtaaatttatggaaaaaatgtatatatacgtatatttttagCCATAattttctttgcatctcaaaatgtttcttagattttggttcatttcattcatcattatattctataacttgtgtacaaagaaaattaggattgctgcattacaattttgtgtagagtgttaatcgtttaggttaaatttcattaaaatttactacaaattttcctatttctcaaaatatattatatttcccaataatttttttgtatatatagtgtttataattgacaatacatctaaaaaccataaatagttttcaaaaaatccatttttttcaaaaatattgcttcgaacgtagtcggttacCTTAATTATCTTAAACAAAGCAACATTAAAAAACTATCatacaatttaatttacatattttcaggATTTTGAAACAGCAAATAAATGCTTAACTTTCGTTATCTTTTTGTATATAAtgtattgctaaatattttagaatcatataaattttatttcagatcgTTCTTAAAGATtaccatttataatttttgccttttaattttttgtactataataGTAATTGCCGTATATATAaagtatgtaaaattatatatttctttaaaaaaaaaaaaaaaccctcgttACATTAAATAGTTCATTTAATAATCAGTAGATGGCACTACTAATCCGATTATTTTCTCAAGTTCggtaaaaatgatgttttattagttccagttttaaaaagaaagtataacCTAGTTACATTTATAATCTTTTGGGAAAACGTATTTTGTAGACGTCTTTTACCATGCCACTTTTTTAATCAAACACTAGAATTTTGAATGAGCtggagaattattttattaaactggaATGTAATTACTTTCTTATTAAAAGGCTGAATGGAAGTATAATGGTAGAAATAGCTGAATGgtagaaatggaaaaaataatactaaaaaaagaatttaactagaaacattttatttgatggatattttatgaatttttcaaattgtatttattaatttttcaaattatatttatgaatttttcaaattgtatttattaatttttcaaattatatttatgaatttttcaaattgtattttgcaTAGTTTATGAAATTATATGAGCCCTAATCCATTGCGTATCAGTTTATTAATTatacacaattaaaaataatattcaattggGATTAAAATCTCTGAGAATGCATATTTCTAAATTCggattagtaattttttatctaatttttagttagtaaaaggtaaaataattatgaaattccaTAAACGATTTCTAAGATACAAGTACATAGTTTTGATTGGattgtcttaaaaattattatcaatttttatcattactaAATGAACTGAAACATTTAAACTCATTCCAAACATTAAGTGTATTGAGTGAAAGAATTGAAtggatatttaaaacatttagaattattttcaatttttttctgtgaaaattaaCGATAAACATGAAAACAGATACACCATATcttttacgaaatttttatttaaaacaatcacaataatttaaatcttatcttTTTCTCAATTCACCATTAACACCATTTGAAATACCAAATTGGTTTCTATGGTCATTTTGATCATTACCAGATGAGTTGGAATTTCCATTGGAATGTGAATGTGATTTCGAATTTTGTAATTCTACATTCTGTTTCAATggtttctttttatatgtttgtatGTAGAAATTGCAGAAGAGAGCCAAGAAAATAATAGCGGCGATAATTTCAATGTATATTCCATGTTGAGTTGTTTGGCATCCACTGAGTGGCACAATTACAGTCACGAACGAAATGATGATAACGAACTGCAActgaaacattagaaaaaaaaatgaaatctaatgtagttaatataacaataataaaatgcctttttaaaaatatgctcttattattttttatcttgttacatattcacattattataaatattttcagaacaggtaattaaatttttctctaattcaaTACCAGATTGCGCATCTTCTATTGTATCAAAAAgttaaattgataattaagtcctgggaatatttaaatattgtgtgCTAAATTACTTAACTACACGAAATTTCACAACACCCATGAGTATGAGAATGAGAAAtcgattatgaaattaaattattacaacatagaacaaatcaaattaaagtgttatatgaatttatcaatgttataaaatatttataactcaaacaaattttattcttcatacaatttttttgttttttgctgtcaggaaataaaaaaaaatataaatatcttatgcACTTTTTTAcctaactttttatttcaaatttgtatacATATAAAACTGTAATCGGTACATTTTTACTCTCTTCCTAATACACAAGAGTTTTCAAGTTTGGTgttaatatgtattttctaaaCCATACCTTATTTTAATAGGCTTAAGGCCTTCCTTCTCGTTCTACTAACTTCAGAAATGATATTATATGCAAATAAgcactaaattatttaaaatttcaacacaaaatatgtaataaaaattttctacactgaatttaaaattcgTTATTCAAGAAAGATATACAATGAGCCATCATTATGCCAAATTTTTTTCGGctcaaagattaataaatttgtttggaCATTACACCCAAGAATCCCCcacccatttttttctttttgaaaagtgTCTTACCATCTGCAACTGGGTTAGGTACTCTTTCCACCACAAATATTTTCGTACTTCGGGTCCCATTGCTGCCAGGCCATAGTAAGTATACATTATAATGTGAATGAAAGAATTCAAACCGGCAGGAAAAAATTGGAAACCACCTACAAAGAGAAAGacaaattattttgacaaaattatctaaaaacatAAACCAATTACCTACACGTAACTAAACAGAAAACGATTGAATTACTTCTTTGTTTATATAACACAAATAGAATATCACCACACAACAAACATTAAAGTACGTTAGATCAGCTTTTGGCAGTAGAAATCAATTgtaaaaaatcgatatttaatattaaatgtttcctttatcaaaattactaataaaaaacattctttagttGCTGGCatctaaaataatatcttttcttcacatcttgaaaatattttcacccTTCAGTTTTGTTCTTTcttcttgttattattttgtattttaagaactgaaatacTCTATTaagtctaaatattaaaaatgaatgcttagAATAATAGTTTGTTTTTGGTATTTCCAATATGTTTACTCAAATTGACAGCATTTATtcagatataatattatatttaatgctaatcttctaacaatattataatttatatgatatttaattacttcattaaaaCAAAGATCTGGATCATATTactatttttctacttttcatttaataaatatgtattgtttcttgtttttttttttgttttttttttttttaaaaaaaaggaagataattGTGTTTCCGAACTGTGAttggaatatttaaatgatttacacgattaaaaatatacaaaagttttCCATTAGGATACATATTTCAACTACTAATTAGGCAATTGCCTTTTCATTATTTCCACACCGCaacataaaattgaattcaaaataaatataaaataaggttaatttttttcgaatatttaacaACTGGAatggaatatttaagaatattatttcatttttattttatggaggGTATAGGACAGGGATACTGATGATGTAACAgagtaatttattcaaaatgtttaactaAGCAGTAGATGCATTattgttttcttgaaaaaaaatattgcgagTAACCAATATCGTGCGATACTGTTGATAAGTGAATTGGATAATGTTGTAACGAAAGTTTTACCCAGAAGtgcaagcatatttttatttttatacatggcaaatggtttaatttaaagtaaaaatagacaaaaatcaacgaaaaacttctaaattgaaaagtttcagaagcattttaaataaacatatgcagatttttgcttcaaaaaaaattgagaatacaccagtgaaatttttgtaatatctagcacagaaagaaaatgtcaatatttaattgcatggcTTTTGGCTTTTATACTGGACTCTAAAAACGTCGTGGTTCCGATTCCACCAATTTTTgttggtatctgaagatattttaccccattcttcttgcaacacttgttttaaatggattttgtttcacCACTTTGTGTTTTTTGGaacactgcttcgagtgtggtccacagatattcaatggcattaatGTCGGtgactgtggtggtgtgtgtaactgctgtttacaatgaaaaagacatcacatTTTGACGTCACTAGCAGTGTAATTAGGGTCGTTTTCctattggaaaatgaaatttccatctgaaCCCAAATGTTTagcattttcctttaaatatactaattaaattttaattcatttcctaatttttatcttaattcaattatattaacttcattctaaaacggTCTCTAATTTCCTGAAACAATTCcacttttcattaaattacttttaacatgTGCTCTCTAAAATTGCTGGTCTCAGCATTTCAACATTTTCTCACGCttcgagtaaagggataaaaatccaaaatgtttataacattcttttaaagatacctgtATTTCTCTTTCCTAAGACTACATACAGCTCAAAGAATTGAGAGTAcacttacttttacttgataaatccgtctttcaatataaataacacattacccagaagagcaaacatgtttttatttttacccataacaaatggtttaatttagagtaaaaataaagaaaaatcagcggaaaacttctaaattgaaaaatttcagaagcatttaaattatacataCGCAGATtcttgcctcaaaaaattgagaatacaccaatgaaatttttgcaatatctcgcatagaaacaaagtgtcgcTGTATAGTTGTATGTCTTTTgtctcttataatggcctctaagcatcatggtaccgattcgacccatttttggcggtatctgaaaATATgggttttgtttcaaattttgtgtttttgaaccttTTTTCCGAATATGGCCCacaaatattttatggcattgatgtcggagtactgtggtagtgtgtgtaactgctgtttacaatgaaaaagacatcacatTTTGATATTACGAGCATTCTGTTTGGAGTAGTTGtcctactgaaaaatgaaatttccatctaaacccaaatttttagcactctCCTTTAGATTGCTGAGAAGTATATGCAAGTAAACCATATGATTTTTAATGCCATccataagaattaaatttcctaccccggatgaagctaTGCAACCTCATATCATGACGGAGTCCccaccatgtttaactgtagaatgtaaattttttggatccaaagcaatATTAgactttctccatacagtacaaTGGTTGTCACTGCtagaaatgttgagttttctttcgttacaaaatataattttctttcaaaagttattgctcttcaattgatgagtttttgcagataaatgctttatctgaatttgcaagctgatgaacggtttctctctaacaatgcaacttttatatccagcttatctaatggcatttcgcacagtttcagcacttacacttttgCCTATGATTCGAGAAATTTCTGCAGAAAGTTGGAAGAACCacatggtcgcagcaatctaaaggaaagtgttaaaaatttgagtttagatggaaattccattttccagcagcaAAACGACCCCGAACAGAATGCTCGTAACATCAATATATGgagtctttttcattgtaaacagcagttacacacaccaccacagtaccctgacatcaatgccattgaatattcgtgggccatacttgaaaaggtggttcaaaaacacaaaattagaaataaatcccatttaaaacaaatgtggCAAGAAAAATGcgttaaaatatcttcagataccgccaaaaatcGGTCTAATCTGTACCATgatgtttagaggccattataagagccaagagacatgcaacttaacagtgacactttgttctatgcatgatattgcaaaactttcattggtgtattctcaatcttttgaggcaaaaatctgagtatgtttatttaaaatgcttttgaaacttttcaatttaggatttttttgttgatttttctttatttttactctaaattaaaccatttgttatggataaaaacaaaaacatatttgctcttcttggtaatgtgttatttatattggaagTCGGATTTATcgagtaaaagtaaggtgtactctcaattgtttgagtcactgcgtgtcaaagaaatccttaacaaaatctcattaaaaaatcaaggaaaaatttctgtctcttttgctcATCTCTGTTTATATACAGAGCAAacgacaattttaaattaaaaaatagtgctGTCTTTTACTGTTTAAtacttattactttaataaaaaaataacattttaataaatcatttgaagttatgattataaaacttataattttgtgaacaataattttaataaatagaacaataattattatatttaatattgaagtaTTTACAATACtaatatccaataaataaatacatttaaaacggAGAAAAGTGTaagattctttgaaaatataattctgcagcatatttcaaaataacacaaTTCACgtgtaatatgtttaaaaaattttcaaaaaaaacaccttttttttattttaattaaatactttatacaaCAGTAAAGGGCTTCAAAGAATTAtggacaataaaaaaattatttgcctttAATCACCGAATACACTACGTACAAACTATTTAACCAACATaaacaattcttaaataaaaataattttatacaggtTTTAGTttggatttcaaattaaacaaaataaattagaattgcaCACGATATCATTATGTGTATTGAAAGCCCTATTCACGACTTTTTCCATCAGATGGAAATTTTTTCACCAAACTAAACGATTCGTAACCAATGTGGTctgatctaattaaatttttccccCAGGGAATTTGATAGGGAATTTTTCTGTTCATGTTCTGcagattttataattgatttttgcttcatttttgtttatatatagtgaagttgcaattaataaatgtgaatttttcatcttatgaaaaaaagaaatacattttgctACAATTCTTTTTGATTgtagatgaaatgaaaaaaatgatgaaaaatgggAATTGACTTCTAAACGCTACAGGAGAAAGAATTAAAGGcatgcttttatataaattaattaattcttttcaaatttggaattgctttatcaaaaaactttttgACAACTTTAACAGgagattcaaataaataaaacggcagaaaaattcaaataagaacATACGAATTAAactaattctataatattttttatattttttttaaatgcagaaaacttTCAGAAGAAAGTACTATTGAAAAAACGAGTGGGATAATTCTGTATAATGgcatctaattataaaaatatagaaaaagactTAGGAAGGacaacaaatttgatataagaaagttgtgtaaatgtattttatctttttatttaagaagatcacatagtaattgaaaatataaacttaCTGGTTTCTGTTCTCATAAATACCCAAGCAATAATAGGCAATGCAGCATGATGAATAACATGTAAGTTGGTTATTAGTCTACTCTTTTTTCTTAGAacaaaaaatatctgcagaaagATATGAACACTTTACATTGCAATTATAAAACTTATCTGCATTTTTATGCCAGTTTAGCTATaaagtttcaaacaaaattatgtaTACGCATAAATGCAAAGGAAACTAGATTAatcttaaataaacaaaataatcattcttgcataaaaatatttattgaaaaattttatgaatagataCTTGACAGATTATTCAAATCAATCCATTAGGCAActgaaattttgtagaaaattactaaataattcgTTTATGATAGTGactctaataaagatgaaaacacttttggaatattattaaaaattatgtaatcattTAGAGAACAAGCCTAAAATCCAttgaatattcttatttaaaactagctttaaaaatatgcataagtgtggtttattaataaattatacatgCTCTTATCTAACATTGTTTAaggtatttttataaatcattatttaaagaatttcccacttttgaaaattgaattagttctttataaaaaaatgagatagtAATAATTGAGCTTAAATATTCATTACTGAATTAACTAGTTTTTCATaacacaattatatatataaagctttgTCATTAATGAGTTAAAATATATCCATTAGCAAATTTAGTTTTTCCTATCactgtgatatatatatatatatatatatatatatatatatatatatatatatatatatatatatatatatatatatatatatatatatatatatatatatatatatatatatatatatatatatatatatatagtatataaactttacaaaaatagCAGTCTTTGACGACTCCAGcttattcatttagattttttttagactgttatattataaacaaagaatacatttttaaaacttcaccTTGTTTTTTGATACggctgaaaaaaattgaacttaatttaattaatgaacaaTAATTGCTGTACgtgtaaattaaaaaagtgtatatattacgaaataaaagaggaaatgaaaTCCTATTTAGCAACTAACGTCCGaagaaagtcattttttaaaaattaatattaattttggtaaTAGCATGCGCTTGAATGTTATGatggataaatttgaatttcatcataaatttaaaagtacttaCAGAAGCTCTTAGCCATCATGTTTGGTATTTTGTTCAAATGGCGTAATTATGGGCGGATAAAT
It encodes:
- the LOC129963569 gene encoding elongation of very long chain fatty acids protein 7-like, giving the protein MNVFNVIRDTLYSGDPLVRTWFLVESNYLPFVSSIVYVLFVKKVGPALMKNRKPFELRNLMIVYNFFVVFAYAGSLLFLFSLPFWTPALEKICEPAVITKDNWTYLVANVAWVIYALKYLEFADTIFFVLRKKSRLITNLHVIHHAALPIIAWVFMRTETSGFQFFPAGLNSFIHIIMYTYYGLAAMGPEVRKYLWWKEYLTQLQMLQFVIIISFVTVIVPLSGCQTTQHGIYIEIIAAIIFLALFCNFYIQTYKKKPLKQNVELQNSKSHSHSNGNSNSSGNDQNDHRNQFGISNGVNGELRKR